The DNA sequence CCTTCAGCAGCTCGGACGCGTAGGTCGGTTCGCCGAATACCCGCACCGTCGCCGATCCCTCGAAGGTGTAGCCCTGGGTCAACAGGAAGGTGGGGTTGCCGTCCGCATCTTCGAGCGCCTGACGGAACTCGTCAGCACCCGCGTCCAGGTCAGCGAGGACCTCGGCGGCGCGGTCTTCGGTGCCGGTCAGGACCGCAGTGTCAACGAACGTGTCGCGCATGGCTTCGAGCTGACCGCCTTCATGGCCATAAAAGTCAGACGAGTAGGTGGGGGCGATGTCCTGCAGCTCTGAAAGGTTGACGACGGAACGGTCGTCATCGGTGACGATGAGGTCCGGCTCCAGCGCTTCGATCTGTTCGAGACTGGGTTCCTGCCGGGTGCCGACGTCGACGACGTCCTCCCCCAGCTCCGGTCCCGCGGCGACCCACAGTTCGTATCCCTCCACGTCGGCGACGCCCACTGGGTGCACGCCGAGCGCGATCAGATTCTCCGCCGACGACCATTCAAGCGCGACCACCCTGGTAGCAGGCTCGTCCAGCTCGATCGGGCCGTGGGTGGTGTCGATGGAGACCGGGCCGCCAGCTTCCGCGTCGCCGTTCTCGGATGTATCCGGGTTGGACTCGGCATCGTCGGAGTTGCCGTTGTCGTCCGAGCCGCAAGCGGTGAGCAACCACACCGCCGAGGCCGTCAGAGCGACGGCCGTGCGGAATCCAGCCCGGCGGTGAGATGCTCCCGCGGGCGTTGTGACGACGTTTCGCATGTCAGATGTACTCCTCATAGGGTGCTGGCCGTAGCGCGCGCGTACGGCAGGCAGGTCGGATGACCGGTGAGTGGATGGGCGACGACGTGAACCGGCAGACCGAAGGCCGTCTCGATGGTGGCGCTGGTCAAGACCGTTCTGGGATCGCCGACGGCCAGCACCGATCCCTCTGCCAGCACGATGATGCGGTCGGCGTACGCGGCGGCCTGGTTCAGGTCATGCAGGACGAGCCCGACGGTGATGCCGTGCTCGTCGGCCAAGCTCCGCGCCAGACCGAGAATCTCCACCTGGTAACGCAGATCGAGATAGGTGGTCGGCTCGTCGAGCAGCAGGACGCCGGTCTGCTGGGCGAGGACCATCGCTACCCAGACCCGCTGCCGCTCCCCACCGGAGAGGCCGTCCACGTGCCGGTCGGCGAACGCTGCGGTCCCCGTCACCTCGAGGGCCCAGCTCACGGCGTCGCGATCGGCCTCGCGGAGGCGCCCGATGGCACCCCGGTGTGCGTAACGTCCATGCTCGACCAGCTCCCGCACCGTGATGCCGGCCGGTACTGGCGAGCTCTGCGGAAGGAAGGCCAGCCGCCGCGCCAGGTCACGCCCGCGCAGCTCAGCCGTGTCCACACCGTCGACGGTGACAACACCGGCATCCGGCGCGTGCAGCCTGGCCAGCGTGCGCAGCAGGGTGGATTTGCCAGAGCCGTTGGGCCCGACCAATACCGTGACCCCGCCGGTCAGGAAGGCGGCGTTGACGCCGTCGAGCACGGAACCGCTGTTGTAGCTGGCATGGATCTGCTCGGCTACGAGAGTAGAAGGCACGCTCCGCTCCTCCACCGATCAAGGTAGTTGATAAGGCATGCCTAATCTAACTTAGTCCGTGCGCATCGGCCCAATCCGCAGCTGTGGCCGTCGTCACCACCGAGCGGGCACTACGTCAGCTTGCGCTGAAGCGCTTCCCCCTTGGCCCGGGCCGTTGCCTCCAGCTCCGCCCGGAACGTGTCCATCCGGGCACGCAGCTCGTCGTCGGCGGCACCGAGAATCCGGGCCGCCAGCAGGCCTGCGTTGCGCGCCCCGCCCACCGAGACGGTGGCCACCGGCACCCCGGCCGGCATCTGCACGATCGAAAGCAGCGAGTCCATGCCGTCCAAGTACTTCAACGGCACCGGCACGCCGATCACCGGCAGCGACGTCACCGAGGCAAGCATCCCGGGCAGGTGTGCCGCGCCGCCGGCACCGGCAACCAGGACACGGAGGCCGCGCTCAGCCGCCGACGCACCGTAGTCCAGCATGGCCTGGGGCATGCGATGTGCGGAGACGACACCAACCTCGTGAGCCACCGCCAGCTCGTCCAGTGCCTCGCCGACGGCAGACATCACCGACCAGTCCGAATCGGACCCCATGACGATGCCTACCCGTGGCTCGCCCTGCCCGCGCCGGGTCACTAGCTCACTCATCGATATCCCCTCGGATGTAGTCCGCGGCGTGCCAAGCCCGCTCACGCAGTTCGGCCAGGTCGGAGCCATAGGCCGTGACGTGGCCGACCTTGCGGCCCGGCCGCACCTCTTTGCCGTACCAATGCACTTTGAGCCCGGGGTCGCGCGCCATGACGTGCCGATAGGCGGGGTAGATGTCCGGCAGCTCGCCACCGAGGATATTGACCATGACGGTGTACGGCGCCCGGGCGTCGGGAGAACCCAGCGGGAGATCCAGCACCGCCCGGAGGTGGTTCTCGAACTGGCTCGTGACGGCGCCGTCGATAGTCCAGTGCCCGGTGTTGTGTGGGCGCATTGCCAGCTCGTTGACCAGGAATTCGCCGCCCGTCGTCTCGAACATCTCGACGGCGAGCACACCGACGATGCCGAGCTCGGCGGCGATCGACAACGCGATCCGCTGAACCTCGACCGCTCGCGGACCCGGCATACCGGGCGCCGGCGCGACGGTCTCGACGCAGATGCCGTCACGCTGCACCGACTCGACCACGGGATAGACGACTGCCTGCCCGTGTGGTGATCGAGCTACCAGCGCGGACAGCTCCCGCGCATATTCCACTCGCTCCTCCGCGAGCACCGGCACGCCGGCCAGGAACGGTTCAGCGACGGTCTCTGCGGGTGTCTGCGTGTCCACGAGCCAGACGCCCTTGCCGTCGTAACCGCCGCGGGTGGTTTTGAGGACGGCACGGCCCCCGTGCTCGCCCAGGAACGCCGCGACGTCGTCCGCATCAACGACAATCCGATGCTCCGGGCACGGGATGCCGATAGCGGTCAGCCGCTCGCGCATCACACCTTTGTCCTGGGCGTGCAGCAGAGCTTCAGAGCCCGGACGCACCACCACTCCGGCCGCTTCCATGGCGCGCAGATGCTCCGGCGGAACATGCTCGTGATCGAATGTCAGAACGTCGCACCCTTTGGCGAACGTCATCAAGTCGGCGAGGGCTTTCTCGTCGGCGACGACCGGATCACGCACCACTTGCGCCGCGGACTCACGCTCCGACGCGGCCAGAACAGCCAGCCGCACACCCA is a window from the Phytoactinopolyspora mesophila genome containing:
- the purE gene encoding 5-(carboxyamino)imidazole ribonucleotide mutase, whose protein sequence is MSELVTRRGQGEPRVGIVMGSDSDWSVMSAVGEALDELAVAHEVGVVSAHRMPQAMLDYGASAAERGLRVLVAGAGGAAHLPGMLASVTSLPVIGVPVPLKYLDGMDSLLSIVQMPAGVPVATVSVGGARNAGLLAARILGAADDELRARMDTFRAELEATARAKGEALQRKLT
- a CDS encoding 5-(carboxyamino)imidazole ribonucleotide synthase, with product MVGGGQLARMTQPAATALGVRLAVLAASERESAAQVVRDPVVADEKALADLMTFAKGCDVLTFDHEHVPPEHLRAMEAAGVVVRPGSEALLHAQDKGVMRERLTAIGIPCPEHRIVVDADDVAAFLGEHGGRAVLKTTRGGYDGKGVWLVDTQTPAETVAEPFLAGVPVLAEERVEYARELSALVARSPHGQAVVYPVVESVQRDGICVETVAPAPGMPGPRAVEVQRIALSIAAELGIVGVLAVEMFETTGGEFLVNELAMRPHNTGHWTIDGAVTSQFENHLRAVLDLPLGSPDARAPYTVMVNILGGELPDIYPAYRHVMARDPGLKVHWYGKEVRPGRKVGHVTAYGSDLAELRERAWHAADYIRGDIDE
- a CDS encoding ABC transporter substrate-binding protein, which encodes MRNVVTTPAGASHRRAGFRTAVALTASAVWLLTACGSDDNGNSDDAESNPDTSENGDAEAGGPVSIDTTHGPIELDEPATRVVALEWSSAENLIALGVHPVGVADVEGYELWVAAGPELGEDVVDVGTRQEPSLEQIEALEPDLIVTDDDRSVVNLSELQDIAPTYSSDFYGHEGGQLEAMRDTFVDTAVLTGTEDRAAEVLADLDAGADEFRQALEDADGNPTFLLTQGYTFEGSATVRVFGEPTYASELLKAAGMQNGWSGETDAYGLTDTDVEGLTTADPSSSMIYVAQEEDNIFTGQLADNPIYRGLEFVEEDRVHPIDAGTWLWGGPVTAVTVYDEVQSALGL
- a CDS encoding ATP-binding cassette domain-containing protein, coding for MPSTLVAEQIHASYNSGSVLDGVNAAFLTGGVTVLVGPNGSGKSTLLRTLARLHAPDAGVVTVDGVDTAELRGRDLARRLAFLPQSSPVPAGITVRELVEHGRYAHRGAIGRLREADRDAVSWALEVTGTAAFADRHVDGLSGGERQRVWVAMVLAQQTGVLLLDEPTTYLDLRYQVEILGLARSLADEHGITVGLVLHDLNQAAAYADRIIVLAEGSVLAVGDPRTVLTSATIETAFGLPVHVVAHPLTGHPTCLPYARATASTL